In the Rhodospirillaceae bacterium genome, ACACCGGCTCCGCCGCTAACAGCGTGCTGAATTCTGTGGGGACACTCTCGGATCATTCTGACAACCTGCGGGGTCAAGTCGAGAAATTCCTAATTGATATCAAGGCAGCGTAAACCCATACTTGGTTAATGGGCCGTCCGTGATTCGGGAAATCCCCGGAACCCACGGATGGCCCTTTTTTTGTGCGCTAATGTTCCCGCTAAGCGAGGTCTTGCACCCCCGTTACAGATAGGCTTTTCTGCGGGGAGAAATTTACAAAGGACTCCTGCCATGCCTAAAACTCCATTCAAGTGGGAAGACCCCCTGCATCTTGAGGATCAACTGACCGAAGACGAACGTCTGGTGCGTGATACCGCCCATGACTATGCGCAGGAGAAATTGGCGCCTCGTATTCTGGACTCTTTCCGCAACGAAACCATGGACCGGAATATCCTCAACGAAATGGGGGAGCTGGGGCTGCTGGGCATCATGCTACCTGAAGAATACGGCGGTGCCGACATGAACCATGTGAGCTACGGCCTGGTTGCACGAGAGATGGAGCGAGTTGATTCGGCCTATCGCTCAACTTTATCGGTACAGGCGTCATTGGTAATTTACCCAATCCTGACCTATGGCACGGAGGAGGTGCGGAAAAAGTATCTTCCCGGTTTGGCGACAGGAGAATTGGCGGGATGTTTTGGTCTGACCGAGCCGGACCACGGATCCGATGTCAACGGCATGAAGACCAAGGCGGAAAAAGTCGACGGCGGTTATGTCCTGAATGGCGCAAAGATGTGGATCAGCAACGCGCCCTTCGCTGATGTCTTTGTTATTTGGGCGAAGCTAGACGGTGAAATTCGCGGCTTTGTTGCCGAAAAAGGGGCGGAAGGCCTCTCCGTCAACAAAATTGAAGGCAAGTTCTCGCTGCGCGCCTCCATCACCGGCGAAGTCGCGATGGACAACGTCTTTGTGCCGGACGGGTACATGTTCCCTGATGTGAAGGGCTTGGGCGGTCCGTTCGGTTGTTTGAACAAAGCGCGACATGGAATTGCGTGGGGCGCTTTTGGTGCTGCGGAATTCTGTTGGATGGCGGCACGGCAGTACACCCTGGATCGATCGCAGTTTGGACGACCCCTAGCGGCCAATCAACTGGTGCAAAAGAAGCTCGCCGACATGCAAACTGAAATCGCCATCGGTCTGAATGGGTGCTTGCAGATGTCGCGTTTGTTGGATGAGGGGAAGGCAGCGCCTGAACTGATCTCCATGCTCAAACGCAATTCTGCTGGCAAGTCCTTGGAAATCGCCCGCACCGCCCGGGACATGCACGGCGGTAATGGAATCAGCGATGAATTCGGCGTTATTCGTCACATGTTAAACCTGGAAAGCGTCAACACTTACGAAGGCACCCATGATATCCACGCGTTGATTTTGG is a window encoding:
- a CDS encoding acyl-CoA dehydrogenase, which produces MPKTPFKWEDPLHLEDQLTEDERLVRDTAHDYAQEKLAPRILDSFRNETMDRNILNEMGELGLLGIMLPEEYGGADMNHVSYGLVAREMERVDSAYRSTLSVQASLVIYPILTYGTEEVRKKYLPGLATGELAGCFGLTEPDHGSDVNGMKTKAEKVDGGYVLNGAKMWISNAPFADVFVIWAKLDGEIRGFVAEKGAEGLSVNKIEGKFSLRASITGEVAMDNVFVPDGYMFPDVKGLGGPFGCLNKARHGIAWGAFGAAEFCWMAARQYTLDRSQFGRPLAANQLVQKKLADMQTEIAIGLNGCLQMSRLLDEGKAAPELISMLKRNSAGKSLEIARTARDMHGGNGISDEFGVIRHMLNLESVNTYEGTHDIHALILGRAQTGIQAFTG